In one Thunnus maccoyii chromosome 12, fThuMac1.1, whole genome shotgun sequence genomic region, the following are encoded:
- the LOC121908530 gene encoding E3 ubiquitin-protein ligase CHFR-like, translating to MFHIQLPSTPSEELSHPVQCETDPTAVNRVVVYGDLTYTPPSVEPDPSELLEVVVDGQQTSPTTSVQCETDPTAVNRVVVYGDLTYTPPSVSAHSLYTTDNANAALFPGASSVSSTFDLTPRGHDEFHYEEETSSASNIRGQRSSFMPTPATTSSTTESTASAPPRASVSTFQSGKDEDAAGIGEVTERIEELVLASQSLPDVAAAITELISLAATQRVILTPSQLHTIKQGFCCVVCMDLIVEPVFAQCCRSIIGCKACMERWQQTSVYCPKCRGNTAENNIFEVTGLLEAFSVLRSLFEDL from the exons ATGTTTCACATTCAGCTTCCATCAACACCATCAGAGGAGTTATCTCATCCT GTACAGTGTGAGACTGACCCTACTGCTGTGAATAGAGTGGTGGTGTATGGTGATCTAACTTACACTCCACCTTCT GTTGAACCCGACCCTTCTGAATTATTGGAGGTCGTGGTGGATGGTCAACAAACTTCGCCCACCACTTCT GTACAGTGTGAGACTGACCCTACTGCTGTGAATAGAGTTGTGGTTTATGGTGATCTAACTTACACTCCACCTTCT GTCTCGGCTCATAGTCTGTACACGACTGACAACGCAAATGCGGCCTTGTTTCCTGGAGCATCTAGTGTTTCCAGCACATTTGACCTTACTCCAAGAGGTCACGATGAGTTTCACTATGAGGAGGAGACCTCATCAGCTTCAAATATCAGGGGCCAACGCTCTTCATTCATGCCAACACCTGCGACCACTAGTTCAACTACAGAGTCGACAGCCTCAGCCCCCCCCAGAGCCTCTGTCTCTACATTTCAAAG CGGAAAAGATGAAGATGCTGCAGGCATTGGAGAAGTCACTGAGAGAATAGAAGAGCTTGTGCTGGCATCACAGAGCCTACCAGATGTCGCTGCAGCAATCACAGAGCTCATCAGTTTGGCTGCCACTCAAAGAGTCATCTTGACTCCTTCCCAGCTACATACCATCAAGCAAGGGttctgctgtgttgtttgtaTGG atttGATCGTGGAGCCAGTCTTTGCACAGTGTTGCCGAAGCATTATTGGCTGCAAAGCATGCATGGAACGGTGGCAGCAGACCTCTGTGTACTGTCCAAAATGTAGAGGGAATACCGCAGAAAACAACATCTTTGAAGTTACTGGTCTTTTAGAGGCATTTTCTGTTCTGAGATCCCTTTTTGAGGATTTGTAA